One stretch of Nocardia mangyaensis DNA includes these proteins:
- a CDS encoding MCE family protein: MIDRLAGIVVRLARWAHRFRTVFAMVGMVGLLLVGSGYIAVDVVGVRPLSTTYTVQVRLDSSGGLLPHSNVTVRGVRVGTVRSLGLDDEGIRAEAEIDSAARIPVASLVAVGRLSAAGEQYLDFRPETGDGPYLVDGAVVSADQVSTPVTIDSFLSNTGALVAGMNPERLTVIVDELDRALGGGPDVLRSVISGLSQAMAGLTGLLPQTSELLRNLRVIAETTSHAQPDLATLVRGSGTLFDQMTAADQEVRELLELGPGRLATLGGVLTETTDPLTDLVTNFVAITRAARLRTPAMTALFPALRTGVVAIGVPAHGNAFHTMAEAWPRPTCEYETIPVSPAEVSDGRSRLYNYCVTSHPELQIRGSANAPRPAGPDNGSGPPPGVTGDELSIPLPAE; the protein is encoded by the coding sequence ATGATCGATCGTCTGGCTGGGATCGTCGTCCGCCTCGCCCGCTGGGCGCATCGGTTCCGCACCGTGTTCGCCATGGTCGGGATGGTCGGACTGCTGCTGGTCGGCTCCGGATACATCGCCGTCGATGTCGTCGGGGTGCGGCCGCTGAGCACGACCTACACCGTGCAGGTACGGCTGGACAGCTCCGGCGGACTGCTGCCGCACAGCAATGTCACCGTGCGCGGCGTGCGTGTGGGTACGGTGCGCTCCCTCGGTCTCGACGACGAGGGTATTCGCGCCGAGGCCGAAATCGACAGTGCGGCCAGGATTCCGGTCGCCTCGCTGGTGGCGGTGGGGCGGCTGTCGGCAGCGGGTGAACAATATCTGGACTTCCGGCCCGAAACCGGTGACGGGCCCTATCTCGTCGACGGCGCGGTGGTGTCGGCGGATCAGGTGAGCACCCCGGTCACCATCGACTCGTTCCTGTCGAACACCGGCGCGCTGGTCGCCGGGATGAATCCGGAGCGGCTCACGGTGATCGTCGACGAACTCGATCGCGCCCTGGGTGGCGGGCCCGATGTGCTGCGGTCGGTGATCAGCGGGCTCAGTCAGGCGATGGCCGGGCTGACCGGGCTGCTCCCGCAGACCAGCGAGCTCCTGCGCAATCTGCGGGTCATCGCCGAGACGACCAGCCACGCCCAACCCGACCTCGCCACCCTCGTGCGTGGTTCGGGCACGCTGTTCGACCAGATGACCGCCGCCGACCAGGAGGTGCGCGAACTGCTCGAACTGGGTCCGGGCCGGCTCGCCACGCTGGGCGGGGTCCTCACCGAGACCACCGATCCGCTGACCGATCTGGTCACCAATTTCGTCGCCATCACCCGCGCCGCTCGGCTGCGCACACCCGCGATGACGGCACTGTTCCCCGCCCTCCGAACCGGCGTGGTGGCGATCGGAGTTCCGGCCCACGGCAACGCTTTCCACACCATGGCCGAGGCGTGGCCGCGACCCACCTGCGAGTACGAGACCATTCCGGTCTCCCCCGCCGAGGTCTCCGACGGACGCAGCCGTCTCTACAACTACTGCGTCACCAGCCATCCCGAACTCCAGATCCGTGGTTCGGCGAACGCGCCGCGCCCGGCGGGACCTGACAACGGATCGGGTCCGCCGCCAGGTGTCACCGGCGACGAACTCTCGATTCCCCTGCCCGCCGAATAG